One Paraburkholderia sp. IMGN_8 DNA window includes the following coding sequences:
- a CDS encoding peroxiredoxin has translation MKKKIIPVALAAVLSVGFAMHSLTASATLKPGDAAPAFTAQASLGGKTYTYSLADELKKGPVVVYFYPAAFTQGCTIEAHEFAEAVDEYKKYGATVIGVSHDNIDTLTKFSISECRSKFPVAADADSKVIGEYDAGLPMHSSMANRVSYVIAPNGKIIYEYTSLSPEKHVENTLKAVKDWAATHKQP, from the coding sequence ATGAAGAAGAAAATCATACCGGTGGCGCTTGCTGCCGTCTTGTCGGTGGGATTCGCGATGCATTCGCTGACGGCGTCGGCGACGCTCAAGCCGGGCGACGCAGCGCCGGCGTTCACCGCGCAGGCATCGCTGGGCGGTAAGACCTACACCTATTCACTTGCCGACGAGTTGAAGAAAGGACCGGTGGTGGTTTATTTCTATCCGGCGGCTTTCACGCAGGGCTGCACGATTGAAGCCCACGAGTTTGCCGAGGCCGTCGATGAGTACAAGAAATATGGCGCGACGGTGATCGGCGTGTCGCACGACAACATCGACACGTTGACGAAGTTTTCAATCAGCGAATGCCGCAGCAAATTCCCGGTGGCCGCCGATGCCGACTCGAAGGTTATCGGCGAGTACGACGCCGGTTTGCCGATGCATAGTTCGATGGCCAATCGCGTGTCGTACGTGATCGCGCCGAACGGCAAGATCATCTATGAGTACACGAGTCTGTCGCCGGAGAAGCATGTCGAGAACACGCTTAAGGCGGTGAAGGATTGGGCTGCGACACATAAGCAGCCATAA